One window of the Populus nigra chromosome 4, ddPopNigr1.1, whole genome shotgun sequence genome contains the following:
- the LOC133691162 gene encoding small ribosomal subunit protein uS15-like — MGRMHSKGKGISASALPYKRTPPSWLKISPQDVDDNICKFAKKGLTPSQIGVILRDSHGIAQVKAVTGNQILRILKAHGLAPEIPEDLYHLIKKAVAIRKHLERNRKDKDSKFRLILVESRIHRLARYYKKTKKLPPVWKYESSTASTLVA; from the exons ATGGGTCGTATGCACAGTAAAGG taaGGGTATTTCAGCGTCTGCTTTGCCTTACAAGAGAACCCCACCTAGTTGGCTCAAGATTTCTCCTCAAGAT gTTGACGACAACATCTGTAAGTTTGCCAAGAAAGGTTTGACACCATCTCAAATTGGTGTTATTCTTCGTGATTCTCACGGTATTGCTCAGGTGAAAGCTGTCACTGGCAACCAGATTTTGAGGATATTGAAGGCACATG GCCTTGCCCCTGAAATTCCTGAGGATTTGTACCACCTCATCAAGAAAGCAGTTGCTATTAGGAAGCATCTAGAGAGGAACAGGAAGGATAAAGATTCCAAGTTTAGGTTGATTTTGGTTGAGAGCAGGATTCACCGCCTTGCTCGCTATTACAAGAAGACCAAGAAGCTTCCACCTGTCTGGAAATA tGAATCCTCCACCGCCAGCACTCTTGTGGCTTAG
- the LOC133691080 gene encoding probable leucine-rich repeat receptor-like serine/threonine-protein kinase At3g14840 — MHFFFYLLLLSLSLSQTLSSPTELELLMQIKASLDPQNRLLTSWEPSKDPCSGAFEGVACNEQGHVANISLQGKGLSGQIPAALGGLKSLSGLFLHFNALNGVIPKEIAELSELSDLYLNVNNLSGEIPPQIGTMSNLQVLQLCYNKLAGSIPTQLGSLEKLSVLALQYNQLTGAIPASLGDLEFLSTLVLSFNGLFGPIPVKLARAPLLKTLDIRNNSLSGNVPPALKRLTTGFQYGNNPDLCGVGFSNLETCVTSDPNKPEPSKPNVALPKDIPESANPSNCSKSDCSHLTKTPRYGIIFGVIGVFIAMSASGFLMFSWYRRHKQKIGSASDTLDSRLSTDQAKEVYRKSASPLISLEYSNGWDPLAIDRSKSGFSQEVLESFMFNLEEVERATQCFSEVNLLGKSNFSATYKGILRDGSVVAIKCITKTNCKSDEADFLKGLKILTSLKHENLVRLRGFCCSQGRGECFLIYDFVPNGNLVQYLDVKDGSGKVLEWSARISIINGIATGIAYLHGSKGNKHALVHQNISAEKVFINRPYNPLISDSGLHKLLADDIVFSMLKASAAMGYLAPEYTTTGRFTEKSDVYAFGMIVLQILSGKRNITQLTLHAAESCRYEDFIDANLGRNFSESEADKLGRIALRCTNESPIHRPTAETVMLELSESIVAA; from the exons ATGCATTTCTTCTTCTATCTCCttctcctctccctctccctctctcaaaCTCTCTCTTCACCAACAGAACTTGAACTCCTAATGCAAATCAAGGCTTCTTTAGACCCGCAAAACAGGTTGTTGACATCATGGGAGCCCAGCAAAGACCCGTGTAGTGGTGCCTTCGAAGGTGTGGCATGTAATGAACAAGGCCACGTGGCTAACATTTCCCTCCAAGGGAAGGGTCTTTCAGGCCAGATACCAGCAGCTTTAGGTGGCCTAAAGAGTTTGAGTGGCCTGTTCTTGCATTTTAATGCATTGAATGGAGTGATACCAAAAGAGATTGCTGAGTTGAGTGAACTCAGTGACTTGTATCTCAATGTTAACAATTTGTCTGGAGAGATTCCACCCCAGATTGGTACCATGTCTAATCTTCAAG TTTTGCAGCTTTGCTACAATAAGTTGGCTGGGAGTATACCAACACAACTGGGATCTCTGGAGAAGCTCAGTGTCCTCGCTCTGCAATATAATCAACTAACTGGTGCAATTCCTGCGAGCTTGGGGGATTTGGAGTTCTTGTCAACGTTGGTTTTGAGCTTTAATGGCCTTTTTGGTCCGATACCTGTAAAATTAGCTAGAGCTCCTCTGCTAAAAACTCTAGACATTCGTAACAATAGTCTCTCCGGGAATGTACCTCCAG CTTTGAAGAGGCTAACTACTGGATTTCAATATGGAAACAACCCCGACTTATGTGGCGTTGggttttctaaccttgaaacATGTGTGACTTCTGATCCTAATAAACCCGAACCTTCCAAACCTAATGTTGCTTTGCCAAAGGACATCCCAGAGTCTGCAAACCCTTCTAATTGCAGTAAAAGTGACTGTTCACATCTGACAAAAACCCCAAGATATGGTATCATATTCGGGGTGATTGGAGTTTTCATTGCAATGTCTGCCTCCGGGTTTCTGATGTTCTCATGGTACCGTCGCCATAAACAGAAAATTGGAAGTGCTTCTGACACTTTGGATAGCCGTCTTAGCACTGACCAGGCCAAGGAGGTTTACAGGAAGAGTGCCTCCCCTCTTATTAGCCTAGAATATTCCAATGGGTGGGACCCCTTGGCCATTGATCGAAGCAAAAGTGGGTTTTCTCAAGAAGTTCTTGAGAGCTTCATGTTTAATTTAGAAGAGGTGGAGCGTGCAACTCAGTGCTTCTCGGAGGTGAATTTGTTGGGGAAGAGTAATTTCTCAGCTACCTACAAAGGGATCCTGAGAGATGGGTCAGTTGTTGCTATAAAGTGCATCACCAAAACAAATTGCAAGTCTGATGAAGCTGATTTTTTGAAGGGGTTGAAGATATTGACCTCGCTGAAACATGAAAATCTGGTGAGATTGAGAGGTTTCTGCTGCTCACAAGGAAGAGGGGAGTGTTTCCTCATCTATGATTTTGTTCCCAATGGAAATTTGGTGCAGTATCTTGATGTAAAGGATGGCAGTGGGAAGGTTCTTGAATGGTCGGCTAGAATTTCTATCATAAATGGCATTGCTACAG GTATTGCGTACTTGCATGGAAGTAAAGGAAATAAACATGCTCTAGTTCATCAGAATATATCGGCTGAGAAAGTGTTCATCAACAGACCGTATAATCCCTTGATCTCAGATTCAGGCCTGCACAAACTCCTTGCAGATGACATTGTCTTCTCCATGCTCAAAGCCAGTGCTGCCATGGGATATTTGGCTCCTGAATACACAACCACTGGCCGTTTCACAGAAAAGAGTGATGTTTATGCATTTGGCATGATTGTACTTCAAATCCTCAGTGGAAAACGTAACATCACCCAGTTGACTCTCCACGCAGCTGAGTCATGCAGGTATGAAGATTTTATTGATGCAAATCTTGGAAGAAACTTCTCAGAATCAGAGGCAGACAAGCTTGGAAGAATAGCCCTTCGTTGCACTAATGAATCTCCTATTCACAGGCCAACCGCGGAAACTGTGATGCTAGAACTAAGCGAATCTATTGTCGCtgcttaa